The following proteins are encoded in a genomic region of Gemmatimonadota bacterium:
- a CDS encoding GWxTD domain-containing protein produces SKEAEGAFKKAKKFDKSLVEAYVGLGLTYAETPTRGMQSYYNFRRAISEAKRATKLDPNYGPAYRLLGEVYERFQEDHNRAMQYYQKYVELEPDNPEGLYYYGLACVQAKAFDKILEHIAPYLSANPDVVPLLPIVAQGHFYNDEAQKALELFERYLANIEGSERAHYTDIAYVASDIELQEYHAATPGPEQQAYREQFWARRDPDILTKLNERVIEHYRRTWYARTYFSSNVYPWDERGAVYIRYGEPDYRSRSNDRNFVQTAEVERVRTQMAVDIYGPEAAFFTFTGPVFPIRTSRETGSLFDPDSPTDIVADESFTGEDAEEAADESMTELPEAEGGEGEDFRLGFERNPFERDGTIESVLDEQTGQLNTRLQFGRFSPVTIGSEIDTVPWETWTYIQLNGGIEITFTDEWGNGRYDFAPLPEATTEDPEAIAYIARMTEHMPEVIYQQAVSTSPDFYRPGLPGDILNFYYDLAHFRGPDGQTNLEIYYGIPPEQVEIEQEADSSFIHVQLAVALANEGHTSIYRTTDEFAYRGAQVPSTTEQGAFVPEIIKTQVPPGKYELQVQMKDLISGRTGLYRQELQVRDYQIPELQVSEIQLASNIAEAGATKFLKEDVWIIPIPTRSYAIKQNVYAYFEIYNLTKDTFGQTRYKTEYRIRSSAMPAVGVFGAVATGLRTIFRASKPQVAITNELTGRDADEREYVEIVLNKVRPGVNALEIIVTDLVSGKSVEREVRFRYGN; encoded by the coding sequence ATCCAAAGAAGCTGAAGGCGCCTTCAAAAAAGCCAAAAAATTCGACAAAAGCCTCGTCGAAGCCTATGTCGGGCTTGGTCTTACGTATGCAGAAACACCCACGCGGGGAATGCAATCTTATTACAATTTCCGCAGAGCTATTAGCGAAGCCAAGCGCGCGACCAAACTCGACCCCAACTACGGTCCGGCCTATCGCTTGCTCGGCGAAGTCTATGAGCGATTTCAAGAAGACCACAATAGGGCTATGCAGTATTATCAGAAATACGTCGAACTCGAACCCGATAATCCCGAAGGTCTTTATTACTACGGTTTAGCCTGTGTACAGGCCAAAGCATTTGACAAAATTCTCGAACATATTGCCCCCTATCTCTCGGCAAATCCCGACGTCGTTCCACTCTTGCCCATTGTTGCACAGGGTCATTTTTACAACGACGAGGCGCAAAAAGCTCTCGAACTCTTCGAGCGTTATCTCGCCAACATCGAAGGCAGCGAACGCGCACACTACACCGATATTGCCTATGTTGCCTCAGATATAGAACTCCAGGAATACCACGCCGCCACACCGGGACCCGAACAACAGGCATACCGCGAGCAATTCTGGGCACGGCGCGACCCCGACATTCTCACCAAACTCAACGAGCGCGTCATCGAACACTACCGCCGCACATGGTATGCGCGCACCTATTTTTCGTCCAATGTCTATCCCTGGGATGAGCGAGGTGCTGTTTATATCCGATATGGCGAACCCGACTACCGCTCGCGCTCCAATGACCGCAACTTTGTCCAGACCGCCGAAGTGGAGCGCGTGCGTACGCAGATGGCCGTTGACATCTACGGTCCTGAAGCGGCCTTCTTCACCTTCACAGGTCCCGTCTTTCCCATTCGCACCAGCCGCGAAACAGGCTCCCTCTTTGATCCAGACTCCCCTACCGACATCGTCGCCGACGAAAGTTTTACGGGCGAAGATGCTGAAGAAGCTGCCGATGAAAGTATGACCGAACTCCCCGAGGCAGAAGGCGGCGAGGGTGAGGACTTCAGACTCGGTTTTGAGCGCAATCCATTTGAGCGCGATGGCACCATCGAAAGCGTCCTCGATGAGCAAACCGGGCAACTCAATACCCGCTTGCAATTTGGCCGCTTTTCACCCGTTACCATTGGCAGTGAAATCGATACCGTGCCCTGGGAAACCTGGACCTATATTCAACTCAATGGGGGCATAGAGATTACGTTCACCGATGAATGGGGTAATGGACGCTATGATTTTGCCCCACTGCCCGAAGCCACAACCGAAGATCCCGAAGCCATTGCTTATATCGCCCGCATGACCGAACACATGCCCGAAGTCATCTATCAGCAAGCCGTATCGACTTCACCCGACTTTTATCGCCCTGGACTTCCCGGCGATATACTCAATTTCTACTACGACCTGGCGCACTTCCGCGGACCCGACGGGCAAACCAATCTCGAGATTTATTACGGCATTCCGCCCGAGCAGGTCGAAATTGAGCAAGAAGCCGATTCGAGTTTCATACACGTACAATTGGCCGTTGCGCTGGCAAATGAAGGTCACACATCCATCTATCGCACAACCGATGAGTTCGCCTATCGCGGCGCACAAGTGCCCAGCACAACCGAACAGGGTGCTTTTGTGCCTGAAATCATCAAGACACAGGTACCGCCCGGCAAATACGAACTCCAGGTACAAATGAAAGACCTCATCTCTGGACGCACCGGACTCTACCGGCAAGAACTCCAGGTCAGAGACTACCAGATCCCAGAGCTTCAAGTCAGTGAAATTCAACTGGCTTCGAACATTGCGGAAGCAGGCGCGACAAAATTCCTAAAAGAAGACGTGTGGATCATTCCCATACCCACGCGCAGTTATGCTATAAAGCAAAATGTCTATGCCTACTTTGAAATCTACAATCTGACCAAAGACACCTTTGGACAAACCCGCTACAAAACCGAATACCGCATTCGCTCCAGTGCCATGCCCGCTGTTGGCGTATTTGGCGCAGTGGCCACGGGGTTGCGCACCATCTTTAGAGCCAGCAAACCCCAGGTGGCCATCACCAACGAACTCACGGGACGGGACGCCGACGAGCGCGAATACGTCGAAATCGTACTCAACAAAGTCAGACCCGGGGTCAACGCACTCGAAATCATCGTAACCGATCTGGTCAGTGGCAAGAGCGTCGAACGCGAAGTGCGCTTCCGGTATGGGAATTAA
- a CDS encoding tetratricopeptide repeat protein, which translates to MKIGLRFWMVICCASCIALPLLAEEDETPPQDTTYRNTMFALGQRQIQAGEINEAMATLQRILELFPEDAHVYSQLGYIYLKRKE; encoded by the coding sequence ATGAAAATTGGATTGCGGTTCTGGATGGTTATCTGTTGTGCCTCTTGCATTGCGCTGCCTCTTCTTGCCGAAGAAGATGAAACACCTCCACAAGACACAACCTACCGAAATACGATGTTTGCCCTGGGCCAGCGTCAGATTCAAGCGGGTGAAATCAACGAGGCCATGGCGACCCTCCAACGCATTTTAGAACTTTTCCCAGAAGACGCCCATGTGTATTCCCAACTGGGTTATATCTATCTCAAACGGAAAGAA